From the genome of Halomonas sp. LR3S48:
TCTCGCGCAGCCGGCAGCCGAAGGCCACCGGGGCAGCCGCCACCCGCGGCACCGACAGGCCCGGCATGGTGACCTTCTCCAGCCCCGCCAGGGCGAACTCGTCTTCGCCGGCCGGCAGGCTGGCGCTGGTGACGTTCATCGCCTCCACCAGCGCTTCGCCGCTGATGTGCACCACGCACTCCGGCACCTGCTCCAGGTTGCGGATGGTGTCCTTGGGCTGGCCTTCGCCGTTGAGCAGCGGCGAGAAGCCCAGTATCGGCGGCGCCACGCTCACGACGTTGAAGAACGAGAACGGCGCCAGGTTGGTATTGCCGTCGCGATCATGGGTCGACACCCAGGCGATGGGGCGCGGGCAGATCGTCCCGCAGAACAGACGATAGATGGCCCCGCTGCTCAGCGGTGCCTCTTCCAGCAGATAGTCGCTCATGGCCAGCCCTTGTTGCGTTAGGTGATGGCCTTCCATCCTACACCCGTCGCCGAACCGCTCAATGCGTCAGCGCCAGGCCTTCCGCCTGTGTCGGCGGCAGCAATGCCAGCGTGGCTTTCATTTCACGCACCTCCTCGCCGGGAGGCCGACCGAAGAAGCGCTTGAACTCGCGGCTGAACTGCGAAGGGCTCTCGTAGCCCACCCTGGCGGCGGCGGCCGCTGCGGGCAGTCCGTCCCGAATCATCATGAACCGGGCCTGGTGCAACCGCGTCGACTTGATGTACTGCAGAGGCGATGTCTGCGTTACCGCCTTGAAATGCACGTGGAAAACCGCCGTGCTCATGCCGACCTCGCTGGCCAGGCGCCCCACCTCCAGCGGCTCGGCATAATCCGCGTGGATACGCTGCAGCGCCTTGGCGATCCTGCCGAACTGCCCTTGATGCGCCAGCGCCGCGCGCACGCTCCCTCCCTGCTCGCCGACCAGCACACGGTAGCAGATCTCCCGCACGATGCCCGGCGCCAGCAACTGCGCCTCCATAGGCGAGCCCAGCGCCTCGATCAGTCTGAGCGTGGCATCCGCCATGGGCTCGCCGAGCGGAGTGGAAAGCATGCCCCGCGGCGGCGCCACCGAACGTTCGCCCCACTGGTCCAGCTTGAACGCGAGTTCTGCCACCACGGCCATGTCCAGGCGAATCGAAATGGCCAGCAGTGGCTCTTCGGGGCTTGCCTCGGTTTCCGATACGAAGGGCAGCGGTACCGATAGAACCAGGTAGTGCAGGGCATCGTAGAGGTATATCTCGTCACCCAGGTAGCCCCGCTTGCGCCCCTGGCACACGATCACGATGCTCGGCTCGTACAGCACCGGCGTAAGCTTCAGCGGGCGGTTCGAGCGCAGAAAGCGCACCCCATCCAGCAGCGACTGGGTATAGCCCTCGTTCGGCACGAGCCGATACAGCCGCTCGACCATTCGCTCATGAAGGACAGGGGAAGACAGGGTCGCCACACGGAAGCTCCTCGTTTATATATCACTTTATATTTAGGCAAGATCAACAGCAAAAATTAACCTAAAAAATTATCCCGCGATAGGATTAGGCAAAAAATTGATAGGAATGGCTCTGTCGGCATTCGCGTCGCCTCCGTAGGCTTGTTCCAACGGCGCTCTTGCTCAAGGACTGATTATCCAAGCCCTGCGAGAGGGTCGTCACAAGCCACCGATACGGAGCCTATCCCCATGAGCAAAGTCATTCTTCTCACCGGCGCCAGCAGCGGCATTGGCGAGGCCACCGCCCGCCTGCTGGCAAGCCACGGCCATCGATTGGTCGTCGGCGCGCGCCGCACCGACAGGCTGGAAACTCTGGCGCAAGCCATTCGCGCCGAGGGCGGCACTGTGGACTTCCTCGCGCTGGACGTCACCCAGCGGGAAGACGTGCAGGCCTTCGCCGATGCCGCGCTGGTGATCC
Proteins encoded in this window:
- a CDS encoding AraC family transcriptional regulator; its protein translation is MATLSSPVLHERMVERLYRLVPNEGYTQSLLDGVRFLRSNRPLKLTPVLYEPSIVIVCQGRKRGYLGDEIYLYDALHYLVLSVPLPFVSETEASPEEPLLAISIRLDMAVVAELAFKLDQWGERSVAPPRGMLSTPLGEPMADATLRLIEALGSPMEAQLLAPGIVREICYRVLVGEQGGSVRAALAHQGQFGRIAKALQRIHADYAEPLEVGRLASEVGMSTAVFHVHFKAVTQTSPLQYIKSTRLHQARFMMIRDGLPAAAAAARVGYESPSQFSREFKRFFGRPPGEEVREMKATLALLPPTQAEGLALTH
- a CDS encoding flavin reductase family protein codes for the protein MSDYLLEEAPLSSGAIYRLFCGTICPRPIAWVSTHDRDGNTNLAPFSFFNVVSVAPPILGFSPLLNGEGQPKDTIRNLEQVPECVVHISGEALVEAMNVTSASLPAGEDEFALAGLEKVTMPGLSVPRVAAAPVAFGCRLREIVRFGDQPMSGCLVLAEVVSLHIDDAIWNGRHVSVDELKPIGRMAGSDYARTSDLFGLERPA